Part of the Allofrancisella frigidaquae genome is shown below.
GCACTCCCAGCTCACTTAAAATCATTAATATCATCTAAGTATAGATTAATACAATTGGCACAAATTTTAACTTCTAGTAGGTTTTCATCCGTTTTTTTCTTTGAAGGAGTAAAGCTATTCTTTGTAGCTAGTCTGATGTGTTTATCAATTATATTTTTTCTAAAGGTACATCTATCACATATTGACTTACCACAAACCCTACAATGGTGCCTATGAAATAGTTTTAATTTTGTTTTTTTACAACACCTACAAATAGATGAATTTCTTTCCCATGCATATTTAGTTTGATCTTCATATATAAGATCAAATATGTATAAGCTCAAATCACTATTAGTTTTTCTTAAAGTTAGTTCTGTAGTTTGAAATGAAATATGGGTATATATAAATAGTGGAGTAGGAGCACCATCACTACGCAGCTCAATTACGTTATCTTGAACTATTACATTATATTCTTTTAGAAAAGCTGTTATTTTCTCAATATCTTCTACATAATATTTATCAACAGATCCTGGGATAATATAATAGTATTCCAATTTTTGGATATTTTTTTTAGATATCTTTTTATCTATAATGTCTAAATTTTTATATCCAAATCCGCCACACTGTAAGTGAGCAGCAAATAGAATGATCTCATCAGCATCTGTTTCATCTAAATAGCATATCAATAAAAATGCTACACAGGTGAATAAAGGTCCGATAGCTATAGAGCTCTCATTAGGGTTGCTTATATTTCTAAAAACGTATTCTCTGTCTATAACCAATATGTCGTCAAATTCTGATAGTAACTTTATAATTAATACTCCGCTAATTAGTTACTTATATAAAATACATTTTACCATATTTGGTAGCGATATAATTTATATTTTACAGCGATAGCTCCGCTTCGGAATTTAAATTACACACGGTAACAAATAAATACCTATAAATTCAAGAAAAGACTGGTTTTAAATATTCAACATTTACTTCTTTTTCGTTTAAAATAGTCACAAAAAGCCTAAAGAAGTAAAATATGGAAACGATATTAGCAAAAATTGTTGAAGCAAAAAGAAAATGGCTTTTTGCAAAAAAAAGATTATTTCCTCTAGAAATTTTTAAAAATGAAGTTGTCAAAACAGATAGGGATTTTTATAAAGCTTTGGAGTCTGAAAAAGCTGTATTTATATTAGAGTGCAAAAAAGGCTCACCTTCCAAAGGAATTATCCGTAAAAAGTTTAATCTTAATGAAATAGCTTCTGTATATAAAAATTATGCTAATGCTATCTCTGTACTTACAGATGAAGAATTTTTTATGGGAAGTTTTGCAAACTTAGAAATAGTTAGAAACCAAGTACAACAACCTATTTTGTGTAAAGATTTTATTATAGATGAATACCAAATATATTTAGCTAGATATTATAAGGCAGATGCTATTTTATTAATGCTTTCTGTGCTTGGAGATCAAGAATATAAAAAATTAGCAAAAGTTGCTAATAGATTAAATATGGGTATCTTAACAGAAGTAAGTAATGAAGAGGAACTGCAAAGAGCTATAAATCTAAAAGCAAAAGTTATAGGTATAAATAATCGTAACCTTAGAGATTTATCTATAAATTTAAACACAACAAAAATACTAGCCCCTAAAATACCAAAAGGAGCAATTATAATTTCTGAGTCAGGTATTTATAAAAACAAAGAGGTTAGAGATTTAAGAAATTATGCTGACGGTTTTCTTATCGGCAGCTCTCTTATGGGGGAACGTAACCTAGAACTTGCTGTAAGAAAGATTATCTATGGATTTAATAAAATTTGTGGTTTAACATCTGTAGAGAATGCTCAAAAAGCATATGATGCAGGAGCTGTTTATGGAGGGTTAATTTTTGTAAAAGAATCTTCTCGTTTTATAAATTATGACATCGCTAAACAGATATCTAAAAAAGTTAGATTAAATTATGTAGGTGTGTTTTCTGATGCTGATATTAATGAAGTTGTAGATTTTGCTTATGGTTTAAAGTTAAACGCAGTCCAACTTCATGGCAACGAAAACCAGCAATACATAGATAATTTAAAAGCTAAATTGCATAAAAATTGTCAGATCTGGAAAGCGTACGGTGTCGGTACAGAAATTCCGAAGTTTTTAGATAATGTTGATTACCATCTTTTAGATAGCCAAGTAAATGGTAAAAAAGGTGGCACAGGCAAAACTTTTGATTGGAATCTTATAAAGGATAGAAAAAGTATAATTTTATCTGGTGGTCTAAATTCTACAAATATAGCTAAAGCAATAGAGCTCAAATGTTCTGGATATGATATAAACTCAGGAGTAGAATCTAAAACTGGTGAAAAAGATGAGAAAAAATTACAAGAAGTTTTTGAAGTAATTAGAAATTATTAAAATCCTCCTTTGACTTACCATGTACGATATTTTTTTAAGCCTAGAGATTTATAACTTCGTTGATTATAATCTCCTTAGAACGTCAAAAGGAGATAAAATATGTCTACTCAAAGTTTACTTATTAAAAATGCTACCGTTGTAAATGAAGGAAAAATTTTTAAATCTGACATTTTCATCGAAAATGGCAAAATAACGCAGATTAATAGTGATATAAATAAAAACGCTGATAAGGTTAT
Proteins encoded:
- a CDS encoding FYVE zinc finger domain-containing protein — translated: MVIDREYVFRNISNPNESSIAIGPLFTCVAFLLICYLDETDADEIILFAAHLQCGGFGYKNLDIIDKKISKKNIQKLEYYYIIPGSVDKYYVEDIEKITAFLKEYNVIVQDNVIELRSDGAPTPLFIYTHISFQTTELTLRKTNSDLSLYIFDLIYEDQTKYAWERNSSICRCCKKTKLKLFHRHHCRVCGKSICDRCTFRKNIIDKHIRLATKNSFTPSKKKTDENLLEVKICANCINLYLDDINDFK
- the trpCF gene encoding bifunctional indole-3-glycerol-phosphate synthase TrpC/phosphoribosylanthranilate isomerase TrpF; its protein translation is METILAKIVEAKRKWLFAKKRLFPLEIFKNEVVKTDRDFYKALESEKAVFILECKKGSPSKGIIRKKFNLNEIASVYKNYANAISVLTDEEFFMGSFANLEIVRNQVQQPILCKDFIIDEYQIYLARYYKADAILLMLSVLGDQEYKKLAKVANRLNMGILTEVSNEEELQRAINLKAKVIGINNRNLRDLSINLNTTKILAPKIPKGAIIISESGIYKNKEVRDLRNYADGFLIGSSLMGERNLELAVRKIIYGFNKICGLTSVENAQKAYDAGAVYGGLIFVKESSRFINYDIAKQISKKVRLNYVGVFSDADINEVVDFAYGLKLNAVQLHGNENQQYIDNLKAKLHKNCQIWKAYGVGTEIPKFLDNVDYHLLDSQVNGKKGGTGKTFDWNLIKDRKSIILSGGLNSTNIAKAIELKCSGYDINSGVESKTGEKDEKKLQEVFEVIRNY